Proteins encoded together in one Carya illinoinensis cultivar Pawnee chromosome 3, C.illinoinensisPawnee_v1, whole genome shotgun sequence window:
- the LOC122304042 gene encoding NAC domain-containing protein 73-like: MTQCNERVDNQTLIIAAKADKDDHYLIRTCRMCGYQFKCRDHKQAGLQDLPGLPSGVKFDPTDQEILEHLEGKVQSDAKLHPLIDEFIPTIEGENGICYTHPEKLPGVSKDGLVRHFFHRPSKAYTTGTRKRRKVNTDMEGGETRWHKTGKTRPILDSCKVKGFKKILVLYTNYGKQRKPEKTNWVMHQYHLGNNEEEKDGELVVSKVFYQTQPRQCGSLISKDSSVSSKAKGQNAHEGGTAGLRKNALFELYNSSLISFDQGSKTRASTPQLLSHFAVNDGSSFIS, from the exons ATGACTCAATGCAATGAACGTGTCGACAACCAAACATTAATCATCGCCGCAAAGGCCGACAAAGATGATCATTATCTGATTAGAACTTGTCGCATGTGTGGTTATCAGTTTAAATGCAGAGATCATAAGCAG GCTGGACTTCAAGATTTGCCGGGGCTACCTTCGGGTGTGAAGTTCGATCCAACTGATCAAGAAATTCTTGAACATTTGGAGGGCAAGGTTCAATCCGATGCTAAGCTTCACCCTCTTATCGACGAGTTCATCCCTACGATTGAAGGAGAGAATGGAATTTGTTACACCCACCCAGAGAAGTTGCCAG GAGTTAGCAAAGATGGCCTAGTCCGTCACTTCTTTCACCGGCCGTCAAAAGCGTACACGACGGGGACTCGAAAGCGGAGAAAGGTGAACACTGACATGGAAGGTGGTGAGACGAGGTGGCATAAAACAGGAAAGACAAGGCCAATCTTGGACAGTTGCAAGGTGAAAGGTTTTAAGAAGATACTTGTGCTCTACACCAACTATGGGAAGCAAAGAAAGCCTGAGAAAACAAATTGGGTAATGCATCAATACCACCTTGGAAAtaatgaagaagagaaagatgGAGAGTTAGTGGTTTCAAAAGTTTTCTACCAAACCCAGCCAAGACAGTGCGGTTCCTTGATCAGTAAGGACTCATCGGTTTCTTCAAAAGCAAAGGGacaaaatgcacatgaaggtggtACAGCTGGTCTTAGAAAAAATGCTCTCTTTGAGTTATATAATTCTTCTTTGATATCCTTTGATCAGGGCAGCAAAACTAGGGCTAGTACTCCTCAACTACTTTCTCATTTTGCAGTCAATGATGgatcttcttttatttcttga